One segment of Clostridiales bacterium DNA contains the following:
- the whiA gene encoding DNA-binding protein WhiA translates to MSFTAEVKDELSRVEPKRQCCPRAELAALVRVEGTLHITGRERYRLEIATETAPVARKTIKLLHGIYDLKTELTVRRSVLHKTNNYLITVVSQPRLPQALNELGILDDSTNLTYGITPRLVRRDCCAIAYLRGAFLGGGFVANPHGDFHFELTAETERLAVDLAALMGRFGIHAKITQRRGLQAVYLKGAEPIVTFLALVGAHRALLRTEDVRIMKSMRNEVNRLVNAETANIQKSAEAAMTQLETIRVLKATRGLGTLPPALRELAELRLEHPDVSLRELGELADPPLSKSAVYHRIRRLEELASKHGAVRE, encoded by the coding sequence GTGTCGTTTACCGCCGAAGTCAAAGACGAGCTCTCACGTGTCGAGCCCAAGCGGCAGTGCTGTCCGCGGGCTGAACTGGCTGCGCTCGTCCGTGTCGAGGGTACGCTCCATATCACGGGACGCGAACGGTATCGCCTTGAGATCGCGACAGAGACAGCTCCGGTCGCCCGCAAGACGATCAAGCTCCTCCACGGGATATACGACCTGAAGACCGAACTCACAGTCCGCCGCAGCGTGCTTCACAAGACTAACAACTACCTCATCACCGTTGTCAGCCAACCGCGCCTTCCGCAGGCGCTAAACGAGCTGGGGATTCTCGATGACTCGACAAATCTCACGTATGGCATCACCCCTCGGCTGGTACGCCGCGATTGCTGTGCGATCGCGTACCTGCGCGGCGCGTTTCTCGGCGGCGGGTTTGTAGCGAATCCGCACGGTGACTTTCACTTCGAACTCACCGCAGAGACCGAGCGGCTCGCGGTCGACCTGGCCGCTCTTATGGGTCGCTTCGGGATACACGCTAAGATCACACAACGCAGAGGGCTTCAAGCGGTATACCTGAAGGGTGCCGAGCCGATTGTCACGTTTCTCGCACTCGTGGGAGCGCATCGCGCGCTCCTTCGCACGGAAGATGTCCGGATCATGAAGTCGATGCGAAACGAGGTGAATCGCCTCGTCAACGCGGAAACCGCAAACATCCAGAAATCTGCTGAGGCCGCGATGACGCAGCTTGAAACGATACGGGTGCTCAAGGCGACACGCGGCCTCGGCACGCTGCCGCCCGCACTTCGCGAGCTGGCCGAGCTTCGGTTGGAGCATCCCGACGTCAGTTTGCGTGAGCTTGGCGAACTTGCGGACCCGCCCCTCTCGAAATCGGCGGTATATCATAGGATTCGGCGTCTCGAGGAGCTTGCGTCGAAACACGGGGCAGTGCGGGAATAG
- the gap gene encoding type I glyceraldehyde-3-phosphate dehydrogenase, with protein MAIKVGINGFGRIGRLVYRACAADPAIEVVAVNDLTDAKTLAHLLKYDSVHGRFGNAVEVTDEGFSVDGSFVKVLSERDPAVLPWGALGAEVIVESTGFFTDGIKARAHLDAGASKVVISAPATNEDITVVIGVNEDEYDASKHHIVSNASCTTNCLAPFAKVLRDEFGLVRGFMNTIHSYTNDQVTLDAPHKDLRRARTAAASIIPTSTGAAKAIGLVMPDMKGKLDGMSMRVPTPDGSVVDLVAELARDVTVEEINAAMKKAADGPMRGILEYCTDPIVSVDVVGNPASSVFDSLQTMVMGGGSGNFVKCVSWYDNEWGYSNRVKDLVKLLVA; from the coding sequence GTGGCGATCAAAGTGGGCATCAACGGGTTCGGGCGGATAGGCCGCCTCGTCTACCGGGCGTGTGCGGCCGATCCTGCCATCGAGGTCGTGGCGGTAAACGACCTCACCGACGCGAAGACGCTCGCGCACCTTCTCAAGTACGACTCGGTCCATGGGCGTTTTGGCAACGCCGTCGAGGTCACCGATGAAGGTTTTAGTGTCGACGGGAGCTTTGTGAAAGTGCTCTCAGAGCGCGATCCGGCCGTTCTCCCCTGGGGAGCGCTCGGTGCTGAAGTAATCGTTGAGTCCACGGGGTTTTTCACCGACGGGATAAAGGCGCGAGCACACCTCGACGCGGGCGCGTCGAAGGTGGTTATCTCGGCACCGGCGACTAATGAGGACATCACGGTGGTCATCGGGGTCAATGAGGACGAGTACGATGCATCGAAGCATCACATCGTCTCGAACGCGTCGTGCACCACCAACTGCCTCGCGCCGTTTGCCAAGGTGCTCCGTGACGAGTTTGGCCTCGTGCGTGGTTTCATGAACACCATCCACAGCTACACCAACGACCAGGTCACGCTCGACGCGCCGCACAAGGATCTACGGCGCGCACGCACCGCGGCGGCGTCTATCATCCCCACATCGACCGGGGCGGCCAAGGCCATCGGTCTCGTGATGCCGGACATGAAGGGCAAGCTCGACGGGATGTCGATGCGTGTGCCTACCCCGGATGGATCCGTTGTCGACCTTGTCGCCGAACTTGCGCGCGATGTCACCGTCGAGGAGATCAACGCGGCGATGAAGAAGGCGGCGGACGGTCCGATGCGAGGGATTCTCGAGTACTGCACCGACCCGATCGTCTCGGTCGATGTTGTTGGCAACCCCGCTTCCTCGGTCTTCGATTCCCTCCAGACCATGGTCATGGGCGGTGGTTCTGGCAACTTCGTGAAGTGCGTGTCGTGGTACGACAACGAGTGGGGTTACTCCAATCGGGTTAAGGATCTCGTGAAGCTGCTCGTCGCGTAG
- a CDS encoding phosphoglycerate kinase — translation MFDKLTVKDVDVRGKRVLVRVDFNVPLHDGSVADDTRIRASLPTLRYLVDHGARVIVMSHLGRPDGAPDARYSLRPVRRVLQHLIGRNVAFSDEVVGGEAVEAVQRMVDGEILMLENVRFHPGEKANDPAFARELASIGDLYVNDAFGAAHRAHASTAGLASYLPAYAGMLLAREVETLSSMLLTPERPFVAILGGSKVSDKFGVIDRLLECADTLIIGGGMCFTLLVAKGVDVGKSLVEEEWIEPAKAMLAKAAGNGVELMLPVDFVVADEISDDADTVVVGREEIPADSMGLDIGPTTVELFKGAISDAKTVFWNGPMGVFEMKPFESGTKAIAIAVARNTRAVSVVGGGDSVAALKKFDLEERVTFVSTGGGASMKLVEGSVLPGIEALLDA, via the coding sequence ATGTTTGACAAGTTGACCGTAAAGGACGTCGATGTCCGCGGTAAGCGGGTGCTTGTTCGCGTAGATTTCAACGTGCCCCTTCACGACGGGTCTGTCGCCGATGACACGCGGATACGGGCATCTCTTCCCACACTGCGCTATCTAGTGGACCACGGCGCGCGCGTCATCGTGATGAGTCACCTTGGACGTCCTGACGGAGCGCCCGACGCCCGATACTCGCTTCGGCCGGTCCGGAGGGTGTTGCAGCACCTCATCGGCCGGAACGTGGCGTTTTCCGACGAGGTAGTGGGTGGCGAGGCGGTCGAAGCGGTCCAGCGCATGGTCGACGGCGAGATACTTATGCTTGAGAATGTCCGTTTTCACCCAGGCGAGAAGGCAAACGACCCCGCCTTCGCTCGTGAGCTTGCGTCCATCGGCGACCTTTACGTCAACGACGCATTTGGCGCGGCCCATCGAGCGCACGCGTCTACCGCGGGACTGGCGTCGTATCTTCCCGCGTATGCGGGTATGTTGCTCGCGCGCGAGGTGGAAACGCTCTCAAGCATGCTCCTGACGCCCGAGCGTCCGTTCGTCGCCATTTTGGGCGGCAGCAAGGTCTCGGACAAGTTTGGAGTGATTGACCGCCTGCTCGAGTGCGCGGACACCCTCATCATCGGAGGCGGCATGTGCTTCACGCTGCTCGTGGCAAAGGGTGTCGATGTTGGCAAGAGCCTTGTGGAAGAAGAGTGGATCGAGCCGGCCAAAGCGATGCTCGCCAAAGCGGCCGGGAACGGTGTCGAACTCATGCTCCCAGTTGACTTCGTGGTGGCAGATGAGATTTCCGACGATGCTGACACCGTGGTTGTCGGCCGTGAGGAGATACCAGCGGACTCGATGGGACTCGACATCGGACCTACCACAGTAGAGCTGTTCAAAGGAGCGATATCCGACGCAAAGACGGTCTTTTGGAATGGACCGATGGGTGTTTTCGAGATGAAGCCGTTTGAATCCGGCACGAAGGCGATAGCGATTGCGGTAGCGCGCAACACCCGCGCGGTTTCCGTGGTGGGCGGCGGGGATTCCGTTGCCGCCCTAAAGAAATTCGACTTGGAGGAGCGCGTCACGTTCGTCTCAACGGGAGGCGGCGCATCGATGAAACTGGTGGAGGGCTCGGTGCTACCGGGTATCGAGGCTCTTCTCGACGCATAG
- the tpiA gene encoding triose-phosphate isomerase, translating into MVAGNWKMHKTAGEGAILTQNIESLVSGFWDDVDVVVCPPFTALKSVSTVIELDKLTMGLGAQDVYWEPDGAFTGAISTRMLVDLRCDYVIVGHSERREYFGETDESVNKKVRAVFLAGMVPIVCVGESLATREAGDTDAHVRAQVRAALAGVSAEEAARVIIAYEPIWAIGTGRTPTPESANDVSRSIRATVGALFGQPAALSARVLYGGSVKPENASMFFTEPDIDGALVGGAALDAGSFAAIAEAAR; encoded by the coding sequence ATGGTTGCCGGCAATTGGAAGATGCACAAGACCGCCGGGGAAGGAGCGATCCTCACCCAGAACATCGAGTCGCTTGTGAGCGGATTTTGGGACGATGTTGATGTCGTGGTGTGCCCGCCGTTCACGGCGCTCAAGAGTGTTTCGACCGTCATAGAGCTCGACAAGCTTACGATGGGCCTCGGCGCACAAGACGTCTACTGGGAGCCCGACGGTGCGTTCACCGGCGCGATCTCAACACGCATGCTCGTCGATCTTCGGTGCGACTACGTGATAGTCGGCCACTCTGAACGCCGAGAGTACTTTGGCGAGACTGACGAGAGCGTGAACAAGAAGGTGCGCGCCGTGTTTTTGGCGGGGATGGTGCCGATCGTGTGCGTGGGAGAGTCACTCGCCACTCGAGAGGCGGGCGATACAGACGCGCACGTGCGAGCTCAGGTTCGCGCGGCTCTTGCGGGTGTGTCCGCCGAGGAGGCCGCGCGAGTGATCATCGCCTACGAACCGATATGGGCGATTGGCACTGGCCGCACGCCCACGCCTGAAAGCGCCAACGACGTCTCCCGCTCCATTCGGGCCACCGTCGGAGCGCTCTTCGGTCAACCGGCGGCGCTCTCAGCGCGTGTACTCTACGGCGGTTCAGTTAAGCCCGAGAATGCATCGATGTTCTTTACTGAACCTGATATCGACGGCGCGCTCGTGGGTGGCGCCGCGCTTGACGCTGGGTCCTTTGCGGCAATCGCCGAGGCTGCTCGGTGA
- the gpmI gene encoding 2,3-bisphosphoglycerate-independent phosphoglycerate mutase — translation MTYGHKPLVLIIMDGYGLADPGPANAIAAAHTPVLDGLFASEPHTRLSASGRAVGLPDGQMGNSEVGHLNIGAGRVVYQELTRIDAAIEDGSIFENLILAETIDATVAAGNAIHFMGLLSDGGVHSHREHLYALVRMAARRGAERIAVHCFLDGRDVSPTSGARFISDLNEFFATTGAGGIATVMGRYYAMDRDERWERIEKAWRAMVLGEGVATEDPLSAVEHSYATGVTDEFVLPIVVHDGDAPVAVVREGDAVVFFNFRPDRARELTRAFVDASFDHFARPRRPKTRFVCLTEYDPTIPAQVAFSKDIPSCVLADVLADSGLRQLHIAETEKYAHVTFFLNGGAEIPKHAEERILIPSPKVPTYDLKPEMSAPEVTEALVRAIEDAKADVYIVNYANCDMVGHTGVFDAAVAAVQTVDACVGRVVEAVRSQGGAVLVTADHGNAECMLESDGSGPFTAHTLSDVPLIAVGTQARALADGGRLCDVSPTVCALLGIEAPQEWTGRNLLVY, via the coding sequence GTGACGTACGGGCACAAGCCGCTCGTTCTCATCATCATGGACGGGTACGGTCTGGCCGATCCCGGGCCGGCAAATGCGATCGCGGCGGCGCACACCCCCGTGCTCGACGGGTTGTTCGCGAGTGAGCCGCATACGCGGTTGAGCGCCTCGGGCCGTGCGGTCGGATTGCCTGACGGTCAGATGGGCAACTCAGAGGTCGGGCACCTCAACATCGGTGCGGGGAGGGTCGTCTACCAGGAACTCACTCGGATCGACGCGGCCATCGAGGACGGTTCAATCTTTGAGAACCTGATTCTCGCGGAGACCATCGACGCCACGGTTGCCGCCGGTAACGCCATCCACTTCATGGGGCTCCTTTCTGACGGTGGGGTCCACTCCCACAGGGAGCACCTCTACGCGCTCGTGCGGATGGCTGCGCGTCGAGGTGCCGAACGCATCGCCGTTCACTGCTTCCTCGACGGGCGTGACGTTTCGCCGACATCAGGTGCACGTTTCATCTCCGATCTCAACGAGTTTTTCGCGACCACGGGTGCGGGCGGGATCGCAACCGTCATGGGCCGCTACTACGCGATGGATCGTGACGAACGTTGGGAGCGAATCGAGAAGGCCTGGCGCGCGATGGTCTTAGGCGAGGGTGTGGCGACGGAGGATCCGCTGTCCGCTGTTGAGCATTCGTATGCCACGGGAGTGACGGATGAGTTCGTGCTTCCCATAGTGGTGCACGATGGCGACGCTCCCGTTGCGGTTGTGCGCGAAGGTGACGCGGTCGTGTTCTTTAACTTCCGGCCCGATCGTGCCCGGGAGCTCACGCGTGCGTTCGTGGACGCGTCCTTCGACCACTTCGCACGTCCACGCAGGCCAAAGACACGTTTCGTCTGTCTCACTGAGTACGATCCCACGATCCCCGCGCAGGTTGCGTTTTCAAAAGACATTCCGTCGTGCGTGCTCGCCGACGTGCTCGCCGACTCAGGGCTCCGTCAGCTCCATATCGCAGAGACTGAGAAGTACGCGCACGTCACCTTCTTTCTCAATGGCGGCGCCGAGATCCCCAAGCACGCAGAGGAAAGGATCCTCATCCCTAGCCCCAAAGTCCCCACGTACGACCTCAAACCAGAGATGAGCGCTCCTGAGGTCACTGAGGCGCTTGTCAGGGCGATCGAAGACGCGAAGGCTGATGTCTACATCGTCAACTACGCCAACTGCGACATGGTGGGTCACACAGGCGTGTTCGATGCGGCTGTCGCAGCTGTTCAGACGGTCGACGCGTGTGTGGGCCGGGTCGTCGAGGCGGTGCGGTCCCAGGGAGGCGCCGTGCTTGTCACGGCCGACCATGGAAACGCGGAGTGCATGCTCGAATCCGACGGATCGGGTCCGTTTACCGCGCACACGCTGTCAGACGTTCCGCTGATCGCCGTCGGTACGCAGGCGCGCGCTTTGGCTGACGGGGGCCGACTGTGCGACGTCAGCCCGACGGTGTGCGCGTTGCTCGGCATAGAAGCGCCCCAGGAGTGGACGGGCCGCAATCTGCTGGTATACTAA
- the secG gene encoding preprotein translocase subunit SecG produces the protein MNVLVGLLLIIHIVASLALVLLILLHSGKGTGVSSMFSGVMPATATGTGIIEKNLDRLTIAAAVTFTVTTLLLMVTYTPGG, from the coding sequence GTGAATGTCCTAGTCGGCCTGCTGCTCATCATCCACATCGTAGCGTCACTGGCGCTCGTGTTGCTCATCCTCCTTCACTCGGGTAAGGGAACCGGGGTCTCGTCGATGTTCTCGGGAGTCATGCCTGCCACCGCGACAGGAACCGGCATCATCGAGAAGAACCTCGACAGACTAACCATCGCCGCTGCGGTCACGTTTACGGTAACTACGCTGCTACTCATGGTGACGTACACGCCAGGTGGTTAG
- a CDS encoding ABC transporter substrate-binding protein produces MSGRYRTSLALLLVFGLVFSVFGVAGCAPTAPQEPANGEEPSEEPVAGGTFVYYISQPAYIDPVNLQESEGTQVGQVLFDSLVTFDSLTSEVLPAAAESWESNEDATVWTFNLVQGAKFHNGREVTAQDFKYAWERICNPVNESEISYHLAPVKGYDEMQDGTATELSGVRVVDDYTLEVTLNYAFADFEYVVGHPALAPVPAEAVDAGEFGRMPIGNGPFMMSEPWADDQYVKVERFADYYGDAPYIDGIEFKILADSDTAWLEFQQGNIDFTQIPTGQIQATVDQYGESLDGYTLNPGNQVTLGTELATYFLLVNNEVEALSNVDVRRAISLAIDRQAICTTIFEDTREPATGIVPEGIFGFQENGFAYARYDVEEAKSLLEAAGFPGGEGIPTLALAYNTGAGHEDILQLVQNDLKAIGIETELEGMEWAQYLDKLDAKDYEMGRLGWIADYPIMDNFLYPLFKSDSGDNYTGYSNPDIDAKLEEARRTTDDAARIELYREIERTLGEDTPLIPLMFYRHFHIASDRVMDGVYSPKGLFDFDKVWLKQ; encoded by the coding sequence TTGTCTGGCAGATATCGCACGTCGCTTGCGCTATTGCTCGTATTTGGACTGGTGTTTTCGGTGTTTGGCGTGGCCGGGTGTGCACCCACCGCGCCGCAGGAGCCGGCGAACGGCGAAGAGCCGTCCGAGGAACCGGTCGCTGGCGGGACGTTCGTGTACTACATCTCACAGCCCGCGTATATCGATCCTGTGAATCTGCAGGAGTCCGAGGGAACCCAGGTAGGCCAGGTGCTCTTCGATAGCCTGGTCACGTTCGACTCACTCACATCTGAGGTGTTGCCCGCTGCAGCGGAGTCGTGGGAGTCCAACGAGGACGCGACCGTGTGGACGTTCAACCTTGTCCAGGGCGCGAAGTTCCACAACGGCCGTGAGGTGACCGCACAGGATTTCAAGTACGCATGGGAACGCATCTGTAACCCTGTGAACGAATCGGAGATCTCGTACCACCTTGCTCCGGTGAAGGGATACGATGAGATGCAGGATGGTACGGCCACCGAGCTTTCGGGTGTGCGTGTCGTCGATGACTATACTCTCGAGGTAACGCTTAACTATGCGTTCGCCGATTTCGAGTACGTCGTTGGCCATCCCGCGCTCGCCCCGGTTCCCGCTGAGGCGGTCGATGCGGGAGAGTTCGGCCGCATGCCGATAGGTAACGGCCCGTTCATGATGAGCGAGCCGTGGGCTGACGATCAGTATGTCAAGGTCGAGAGATTCGCCGATTACTACGGCGATGCGCCCTACATCGATGGAATCGAGTTCAAAATCCTCGCTGATTCAGATACCGCGTGGCTCGAGTTCCAGCAGGGCAACATAGACTTCACGCAGATCCCCACCGGTCAAATCCAGGCGACCGTCGATCAGTATGGTGAGAGCCTGGACGGCTACACCCTCAATCCTGGCAACCAGGTGACGCTCGGGACCGAGCTCGCGACGTACTTCCTGCTCGTGAACAACGAGGTGGAGGCGTTGAGCAACGTCGACGTGCGCCGTGCGATCTCCCTTGCGATAGATCGTCAGGCGATCTGCACGACGATCTTTGAGGACACCCGTGAGCCTGCCACCGGCATCGTGCCCGAGGGCATCTTCGGATTCCAGGAGAATGGCTTCGCGTATGCACGGTACGATGTCGAAGAGGCCAAGTCTTTGCTTGAGGCGGCTGGCTTCCCTGGTGGTGAGGGTATCCCCACTCTCGCACTCGCTTACAACACGGGCGCCGGACACGAAGACATACTGCAGCTCGTCCAAAACGACCTGAAGGCGATCGGGATCGAGACCGAGCTCGAGGGCATGGAGTGGGCGCAGTACCTCGACAAACTCGATGCGAAGGACTACGAGATGGGTCGTCTCGGCTGGATCGCCGACTACCCGATCATGGACAACTTCCTCTATCCGCTCTTCAAGTCAGACAGCGGAGACAACTACACCGGCTACAGCAACCCCGATATTGACGCCAAACTTGAAGAGGCTCGTCGTACCACCGACGACGCAGCGCGCATCGAACTCTATCGCGAGATCGAGCGCACGCTCGGCGAGGATACCCCGCTCATCCCGCTGATGTTCTACCGTCACTTCCATATCGCGTCAGACCGTGTAATGGATGGCGTCTATAGTCCCAAGGGACTGTTCGACTTCGATAAGGTATGGCTTAAGCAGTAG
- a CDS encoding ABC transporter permease encodes MLTYAVRRILQMIPVLIGVTLILFILRAPGVLPGDPVRMITGERAISEALREQIVAKHALDEPLYVQYAIYVQNLLQGDLGESFQRGRPVLDILAEKFPNTLRLALAAIFVEIILGIAAGIISAIRRYSFLDVLLTLSTSVLVSVPVFWLGMLFQILFGIKLKEWTGGAFFLPMSQMSSNQFPDWVHIILPAITLASVSTAYVARIMRSQMLEAMGQDYIRTAEAKGLTRRAVVFRHALKNALIPVVTFIGIDFGVMMSGAILTETVFSWPGVGREIFLAVGQRDWPIVMGGVIVIVFIVMIINLIVDLSYALLDPRIRYGGGAGR; translated from the coding sequence ATGCTTACGTACGCTGTTCGGCGCATACTTCAGATGATCCCGGTGCTCATCGGGGTCACGCTCATACTCTTCATACTCAGGGCGCCTGGCGTACTGCCCGGTGATCCGGTCCGGATGATCACCGGTGAGCGCGCGATCTCGGAAGCGTTGCGCGAGCAGATCGTCGCCAAGCACGCCCTCGATGAGCCGTTGTACGTCCAGTACGCCATCTACGTGCAGAATCTCCTGCAGGGTGATCTGGGCGAGTCGTTCCAACGGGGCCGACCCGTGCTCGATATCCTCGCGGAGAAGTTTCCAAATACGTTGCGGCTTGCGCTCGCCGCCATATTTGTCGAGATCATTCTCGGCATTGCGGCGGGGATCATATCTGCGATCCGGCGGTACTCATTCCTTGACGTCCTCCTGACGCTGTCCACGTCGGTACTCGTGTCAGTTCCCGTGTTCTGGCTCGGGATGCTCTTTCAGATACTCTTCGGCATCAAACTCAAAGAGTGGACAGGCGGCGCGTTTTTCTTGCCTATGTCACAGATGTCATCGAATCAGTTCCCTGACTGGGTCCACATTATCCTTCCGGCCATTACCCTGGCGTCGGTCTCGACAGCGTACGTGGCGCGCATTATGCGCAGCCAGATGCTCGAGGCGATGGGCCAGGACTACATACGCACCGCAGAGGCAAAGGGCCTCACCAGGCGCGCGGTGGTTTTTCGTCACGCGCTCAAAAACGCGCTCATACCTGTCGTCACGTTCATCGGAATCGATTTTGGCGTCATGATGAGCGGGGCCATTCTCACTGAAACAGTCTTTAGCTGGCCTGGGGTAGGACGCGAGATATTCCTCGCTGTAGGCCAGCGTGATTGGCCGATAGTGATGGGCGGGGTGATTGTCATCGTGTTCATCGTGATGATCATCAACCTCATCGTTGATTTGAGTTACGCCCTGCTCGATCCACGCATCAGGTACGGAGGAGGTGCCGGGCGATGA
- a CDS encoding ABC transporter permease translates to MTVASAPSRTLWGDAWRRLRTNPFAIAGLVWIAFVVLMALSADLWVPQTFGDPLAVNTTPGASLAPPSLEHPFGTDKLGRDVFSRVVYGARISLTVGVLAVSISLVIGLLLGSLSGYYGRLVDTLVMRSADVFFAFPYILFAIALIAVLGPSYRNVFIAIGILGWPSIARVFRSSILSVKENEYVDAARAMGASDVRIMFRHIMPNAIAPIIVYGTMSVGGAIITEAALSFLGMGVQPPTPSWGLMLSDAKSLMFAAPWLTIWPGFAILTTVLAFVFMGDGLRDALDVKMKD, encoded by the coding sequence ATGACGGTCGCGTCGGCACCGAGCCGCACGCTCTGGGGGGATGCGTGGCGGCGCCTTAGAACGAACCCCTTCGCGATAGCGGGGCTTGTGTGGATCGCTTTCGTAGTCTTGATGGCGTTAAGCGCCGACCTGTGGGTGCCGCAGACCTTTGGTGACCCGCTGGCGGTCAACACGACCCCAGGAGCGAGCCTCGCACCGCCATCGCTTGAGCATCCGTTCGGTACCGACAAGCTCGGCCGCGACGTGTTCTCGCGGGTGGTGTACGGCGCACGTATTTCGCTCACGGTGGGCGTTCTCGCTGTCTCGATCTCCCTCGTAATCGGCCTGCTACTCGGCTCGCTTTCTGGCTACTACGGTCGCCTCGTCGACACCCTCGTAATGCGTTCAGCCGACGTGTTCTTTGCGTTTCCCTACATCCTGTTCGCGATCGCTCTCATCGCGGTGCTCGGCCCGAGCTACCGAAACGTCTTTATCGCGATCGGCATACTCGGCTGGCCGAGTATCGCGCGCGTTTTCCGCAGTTCGATACTCTCAGTCAAAGAAAACGAGTACGTCGACGCTGCTCGTGCGATGGGGGCCTCCGACGTCCGCATCATGTTTCGCCACATCATGCCCAACGCGATCGCTCCGATCATCGTCTACGGGACGATGAGTGTAGGTGGAGCCATAATCACCGAGGCCGCTCTGTCGTTTCTTGGGATGGGTGTCCAGCCTCCGACGCCGTCGTGGGGCCTGATGCTCTCCGATGCCAAATCGCTTATGTTTGCCGCTCCATGGCTCACTATCTGGCCCGGGTTCGCGATTCTGACCACCGTGCTCGCGTTCGTGTTCATGGGCGACGGGCTGCGCGACGCGCTCGATGTGAAGATGAAGGACTGA